The Erigeron canadensis isolate Cc75 chromosome 4, C_canadensis_v1, whole genome shotgun sequence genome window below encodes:
- the LOC122597637 gene encoding S-protein homolog 2-like produces MALIIYYIFLIVLSTFHVYFVTSIGPDVNNLLKPSNLIPDVVNSFRPITSFEPYTVQVIDSRVDQLVVHVFSADDDLGNKTLGINDAFHWNFRMNSPETTSYKGEFFWMNPDGTPLKEVDFIVFDKNVAVECGQNIFKTNRCFWNVTDAGFYFAKDDPSNWKLKYSWN; encoded by the coding sequence ATGGCTCTTATAATATACTACATATTCCTTATTGTTTTGAGCacatttcatgtttattttgtTACATCTATTGGACCAGATGTCAATAATTTGTTGAAGCCGTCTAACTTAATTCCAGATGTAGTAAACTCTTTTAGGCCAATCACCTCTTTTGAACCATATACAGTGCAAGTCATTGACTCGAGAGTTGATCAACTAGTTGTTCATGTTTTCTCAGCAGACGATGATCTTGGAAACAAAACATTAGGAATAAATGACGCATTCCATTGGAATTTTCGTATGAATTCTCCCGAAACAACTTCATACAAAGGAGAGTTTTTTTGGATGAATCCGGATGGTACTCCTCTTAAAGAGGTTGATTTTATTGTTTTCGATAAAAATGTTGCGGTCGAGTGTggtcaaaatattttcaaaacgaATAGGTGTTTTTGGAATGTAACAGATGCTGGTTTTTATTTCGCAAAAGATGATCCATCTAATTGGAAGTTGAAGTATAGTTGGAATTAA
- the LOC122597638 gene encoding S-protein homolog 2-like, whose amino-acid sequence MGFTTMHFLFLIVLTSYHVYIVTCADVKDFFKPNSDVNIDAFEPYTVQVINAKIDNLVVHVSSKDNDFGNKTLQINESFSWSFRMNSPETTAFNGRFFWMNPDGTPLRVADFSVFDRYVAEECGENLFKQNKCFWGVADVGFYFAKGEPNGWKLKHTWS is encoded by the coding sequence ATGGGATTTACTACAATGCACTTCTTATTCCTCATTGTTCTAACATCATATCATGTTTACATTGTTACATGTGCTGATGTTAAAGACTTTTTCAAGCCAAATTCTGATGTAAATATCGATGCTTTCGAGCCATATACAGTGCAAGTCATTAATGCAAAAATCGATAACCTAGTTGTTCATGTTTCCTCAAAAGATAATGATTTTGGAAACAAAACATTGCAAATAAATGAATCGTTCAGTTGGAGCTTCCGTATGAATTCTCCTGAAACAACTGCGTTCAACGGGCGGTTTTTCTGGATGAATCCGGATGGCACTCCTCTCAGAGTGGCTGATTTTAGTGTTTTTGATAGATATGTTGCCGAAGAATGTGGCGAAAACCTGTTCAAGCAAAATAAGTGTTTTTGGGGTGTAGCGGATGTTGGTTTTTATTTCGCAAAAGGAGAGCCAAATGGTTGGAAGTTAAAGCATACTTGGTCTTAG
- the LOC122596226 gene encoding uncharacterized protein LOC122596226, producing the protein MTTTTTTAHFSTNHFNNSKFSRQPLTAERKLRTLTVRCTVFPDGPRQSRRFVSISAVVLHCLSFTPKDAMAGSPFDKYVKRKKLEPLEAYVPAIILTELQIKELGKTLEADQPQYAACRSLLRAGPAASLRMNIRAVAQYADEVGNNKTASNNVDQCLRALEELDSLLLHASRNEPNASVKTMQSNIGIAVNAINSLLQTVPTDVLEKGKAIADAYNTPEEDYAPQNLDPNLKQLESIL; encoded by the exons ATGACGACAACAACTACAACAGCGCATTTTAGCACCAACCACTTCAACAACTCAAAGTTCTCCCGGCAGCCGTTAACGGCCGAGAGGAAGTTAAGAACCTTAACAGTAAGGTGCACGGTGTTTCCCGATGGACCGCGGCAAAGCCGGCGGTTTGTTTCCATCTCAGCCGTTGTCCTTCATTGTCTATCTTTTACCCCTAAag ATGCAATGGCTGGAAGTCCGTTCGATAAATATGTGAAAAG AAAAAAGCTTGAACCCTTGGAGGCTTATGTACCAGCTATTATCTTGACAGAGTTGCAGATTAAAGAATTAG GTAAAACTCTGGAAGCTGACCAACCTCAATATGCTGCATGCCGAAGTCTATTACGTGCTGGTCCAGCAGCATCTCTGCGTATGAACATTCGAGCA GTAGCACAGTATGCAGATGAAGTTGGCAACAATAAAACTGCTTCCAATAATGTGGATCAATGTCTTAG AGCCTTGGAAGAACTTGATTCACTGTTGTTACATGCATCAAGAAATGAGCCTAATGCATCCGTTAAGACAATGCAGTCAAATATCGGCATAGCTGTCAATGCAATAAACAG CCTACTACAGACGGTGCCCACTGATGTACTGGAAAAGGGCAAGGCCATAGCCGATGCCTACAACACTCCTGAAGAAGATTATGCACCTCAAAACTTGGATCCAAATTTGAAGCAATTGGAATCAATACTGTGA